From Lonchura striata isolate bLonStr1 chromosome 3, bLonStr1.mat, whole genome shotgun sequence, one genomic window encodes:
- the PRR18 gene encoding proline-rich protein 18, whose product MGLQPRRAAGPCPPAGRSAALPGARSAPPWARSDEPEGTPGRPGTLPPLLPAILPTPSASPAAARAQPKKPPAAASAPKKAAPRPAEEKVARKARGAPPERPGPLSSSWPCSSLQRPPPRRPPAERAARPQPQPAPPQPRGRPGAPGAGSRSCESLGGAPGEAAGRFSLSLPPEAIRVLQRRSLERQRGQPAPSHAGRAAPARRGDLRALLKVSLLNDRHRYDDEEYEEEEAGAAADEGLVRKCTEWLRGVESAAGRDHPERLETLPHLGTL is encoded by the coding sequence atggggctgcagccccggcgCGCCGCGGGGCCCTGCCCGCCCGCGGGAAGGAGCGCCGCCCTGCCCGGAGCGCGCTCCGCGCCTCCCTGGGCCCGCAGCGACGAGCCGGAGGGAACCCCCGGGCGCCCGGGCACGCTGCCGCCCCTCCTGCCGGCCATCCTGCCGACCCCCTCCGCTTCCCCCGCTGCCGCTCGGGCGCAGCCCAAGAAGCCGCCGGCGGCCGCCTCGGCCCCCAAGAAGGCAGCGCCTCGGCCCGCAGAGGAGAAGGTGGCGAGGAAGGCGCGGGGGGCGCCCCCGGAGCGGCCGGGccccctctccagctcctggccGTGCTCGTCCCTGCAGCGGCCGCCGCCGCGGAGACCGCCGGCCgagcgggcggcgcggccgcagccgcagcccgccccgccgcagccgcggggccggccgggcgcGCCGGGGGCGGGCAGCCGCTCCTGCGAGAGCCTCGGCGGGGCgccgggggaggcggcggggcgcTTCTCGCTGAGCCTGCCCCCGGAGGCCATCCGGGTGCTGCAGCGCCGCAGCCTGGAGCGGCAGCGGGGGCAGCCCGCACCCTCTCACGCCGGCAgagccgccccggcccggcgcggcgaCCTACGCGCCCTGCTGAAGGTTTCGCTGCTCAACGACCGGCACCGCTACGACGACGAGgagtacgaggaggaggaggcggggGCCGCGGCGGACGAGGGGCTGGTGCGGAAATGCACCGAGTGGCTGCGCGGCGTGGAGAGCGCGGCCGGCCGCGACCACCCCGAGCGGCTGGAGACGCTGCCGCACTTGGGCACCCTCTGA